A single region of the Brassica rapa cultivar Chiifu-401-42 chromosome A03, CAAS_Brap_v3.01, whole genome shotgun sequence genome encodes:
- the LOC103859446 gene encoding probable inactive chitinase-like protein LaCIC isoform X2, translated as MKTYLLLLLIFSLLLSFSSGEQCGSQSIPEGALCPNGLCCSEAGWCGTTEAYCGHGCQSQCNPGPYPPPPTPQCGRQSIPAGALCPNGLCCSEAGWCGTTEAYCGHGCQSQCTPIPTPPAPTPTPPTPTPPSPTPPGPTPPGPSGDLSGIISRDQFYKMLKHMNDNDCHAVGFFTYDAFITAAKSFPSFGNTGDLAMRKKEIAAFFGQTSHETTGGWSGAPDGANTWGYCYKEEIDKSDPHCDSNNLEWPCAPGKFYYGRGPMMLSWNYNYGPCGRDLGLELLKNPDVASSDPVIAFKTAIWFWMTPQAPKPSCHDVITDKWEPSAADISAGRLPGYGVITNIINGGLECAGRDVAKVQDRISFYTRYCGMFGVDPGSNIDCDNQRPFNEGSNVFLDAAI; from the exons ATGAAGACttatctccttctccttctcatcTTCTCACTTCTCTTATCATTTTCCTCCGGTGAGCAATGCGGTAGTCAATCCATACCCGAGGGAGCACTCTGCCCCAACGGTCTATGCTGCAGCGAGGCTGGATGGTGCGGCACCACCGAAGCTTACTGCGGGCATGGTTGTCAAAGCCAGTGCAATCCTGGTCCCTATCCTCCTCCTCCAACCCCGCAGTGTGGTCGTCAATCCATACCCGCGGGAGCCCTCTGCCCCAACGGTCTATGCTGTAGCGAGGCTGGATGGTGCGGCACCACCGAAGCTTACTGCGGGCATGGTTGCCAAAGCCAGTGCACTCCCATTCCCACTCCTCCTGCTCCCACTCCCACTCCTCCTACTCCCACTCCTCCTAGTCCTACCCCTCCTGGTCCCACTCCTCCTGGTCCCAGCGGGGATCTTTCTGGCATCATTTCAAGAGATCAGTTCTATAAAATGCTTAAGCACATGAACGACAATGATTGTCATGCTGTTGGTTTCTTCACTTACGACGCCTTCATCACCGCCGCTAAGTCTTTCCCAAGTTTCGGGAACACCGGAGACCTTGCCATGAGGAAGAAGGAGATAGCAGCCTTCTTCGGCCAGACTTCCCACGAAACCACCG GTGGGTGGTCGGGTGCACCCGATGGAGCAAATACATGGGGCTACTGTTACAAGGAAGAAATTGACAAAAGCGATCCCCACTGTGATAGCAACAACCTCGAGTGGCCATGCGCACCAGGCAAATTTTACTACGGACGAGGACCAATGATGCTGTCTTGGAACTATAATTACGGACCGTGCGGGAGAGACCTAGGACTCGAGTTACTCAAGAACCCAGATGTTGCGTCCAGCGACCCAGTGATAGCTTTCAAAACCGCCATTTGGTTCTGGATGACTCCTCAAGCTCCTAAACCCTCGTGCCACGACGTAATCACCGACAAGTGGGAGCCGTCGGCCGCCGACATTTCAGCCGGAAGGTTACCAGGTTATGGAGTGATTACGAATATCATTAACGGTGGATTAGAGTGTGCTGGTCGCGACGTCGCAAAGGTCCAAGATCGGATATCGTTTTATACAAGGTACTGTGGCATGTTTGGTGTTGATCCTGGAAGTAATATTGACTGTGACAATCAAAGGCCGTTTAATGAAG GTAGTAACGTTTTCTTGGACGCTGCTATCTAA
- the LOC103859446 gene encoding probable inactive chitinase-like protein LaCIC isoform X1, with protein sequence MKTYLLLLLIFSLLLSFSSGEQCGSQSIPEGALCPNGLCCSEAGWCGTTEAYCGHGCQSQCNPGPYPPPPTPQCGRQSIPAGALCPNGLCCSEAGWCGTTEAYCGHGCQSQCTPIPTPPAPTPTPPTPTPPSPTPPGPTPPGPSGDLSGIISRDQFYKMLKHMNDNDCHAVGFFTYDAFITAAKSFPSFGNTGDLAMRKKEIAAFFGQTSHETTGGWSGAPDGANTWGYCYKEEIDKSDPHCDSNNLEWPCAPGKFYYGRGPMMLSWNYNYGPCGRDLGLELLKNPDVASSDPVIAFKTAIWFWMTPQAPKPSCHDVITDKWEPSAADISAGRLPGYGVITNIINGGLECAGRDVAKVQDRISFYTRYCGMFGVDPGSNIDCDNQRPFNEGSNVFLDAAI encoded by the exons ATGAAGACttatctccttctccttctcatcTTCTCACTTCTCTTATCATTTTCCTCCGGTGAGCAATGCGGTAGTCAATCCATACCCGAGGGAGCACTCTGCCCCAACGGTCTATGCTGCAGCGAGGCTGGATGGTGCGGCACCACCGAAGCTTACTGCGGGCATGGTTGTCAAAGCCAGTGCAATCCTGGTCCCTATCCTCCTCCTCCAACCCCGCAGTGTGGTCGTCAATCCATACCCGCGGGAGCCCTCTGCCCCAACGGTCTATGCTGTAGCGAGGCTGGATGGTGCGGCACCACCGAAGCTTACTGCGGGCATGGTTGCCAAAGCCAGTGCACTCCCATTCCCACTCCTCCTGCTCCCACTCCCACTCCTCCTACTCCCACTCCTCCTAGTCCTACCCCTCCTGGTCCCACTCCTCCTGGTCCCAGCGGGGATCTTTCTGGCATCATTTCAAGAGATCAGTTCTATAAAATGCTTAAGCACATGAACGACAATGATTGTCATGCTGTTGGTTTCTTCACTTACGACGCCTTCATCACCGCCGCTAAGTCTTTCCCAAGTTTCGGGAACACCGGAGACCTTGCCATGAGGAAGAAGGAGATAGCAGCCTTCTTCGGCCAGACTTCCCACGAAACCACCG GTGGGTGGTCGGGTGCACCCGATGGAGCAAATACATGGGGCTACTGTTACAAGGAAGAAATTGACAAAAGCGATCCCCACTGTGATAGCAACAACCTCGAGTGGCCATGCGCACCAGGCAAATTTTACTACGGACGAGGACCAATGATGCTGTCTTGGAACTATAATTACGGACCGTGCGGGAGAGACCTAGGACTCGAGTTACTCAAGAACCCAGATGTTGCGTCCAGCGACCCAGTGATAGCTTTCAAAACCGCCATTTGGTTCTGGATGACTCCTCAAGCTCCTAAACCCTCGTGCCACGACGTAATCACCGACAAGTGGGAGCCGTCGGCCGCCGACATTTCAGCCGGAAGGTTACCAGGTTATGGAGTGATTACGAATATCATTAACGGTGGATTAGAGTGTGCTGGTCGCGACGTCGCAAAGGTCCAAGATCGGATATCGTTTTATACAAGGTACTGTGGCATGTTTGGTGTTGATCCTGGAAGTAATATTGACTGTGACAATCAAAGGCCGTTTAATGAAGGTAGTAACGTTTTCTTGGACGCTGCTATCTAA
- the LOC103859447 gene encoding probable sulfate transporter 4.2 isoform X2, producing the protein MSFTVSDITTTASSSSSSPAIPVKVIPLRHPDSTSSDDGPRRPSIPLHELFSGWTAKIKSMTFFDWLDTLFPCFIWIRSYRWHQYFKLDLMAGITVGIMLVPQSMSYAKLAGLQPIYGLYSSFVPVFVYAVFGSSRQLAVGPVALVSLLVSNALGGIVDPSEELYTELAILLALLVGIFECVMGFLRLGWLIRFISHSVISGFTTASAIVIGLSQLKYFLGYNVSRSSKIVPLVESVIAGADQFKWPPFLLGSTILVILLVMKHVGKANKELQFIRAAGPLTGLAFGTTIAKVFHSPSISLVGDIPQGLPKFSLPKSFDHAKLLLPTAALITGVAILESVGIAKALAAKNRYELDSNSELFGLGVANIFGSLFSAYPTTGSFSRSAVNSESEAKTGLSGLVTGIIIGCSLLFLTPVFKYIPQCALAAIVISAVSGLVDYEGAIFLWRVDKRDFTLWTITSTTTLFFGIEIGVLVGVGFSLAFVIHESANPHIAVLGRLPGTTVYRNMKQYPEAYTYNGIVIVRVDAPIYFANISYIKDRLREYEVAFDKHTNKGPEVERIYFLILEMSPVTYIDSSAVEALKELYEEYKTRDIQLAVSNPNKEVLLTLARSGIVELIGKEWYFVRVHDAVQVCLHYVESKNQTPTNVEESSSSSLWRRCNAKNSSHTEVEPDSKLVLKEPLLFNDK; encoded by the exons ATGTCTTTCACCGTCAGTGATATCACCACCACcgcctcctcctcttcttcttctccggctATTCCAGTTAAGGTCATTCCTCTACGGCATCCCGATTCCACCTCTTCTGATGATGGTCCTCGCCGTCCATCCATTCCCTTACATGAACTTTTCTCCGGATGGACGGCGAAGATCAAGAGTATGACGTTCTTCGACTGGTTGGATACGTTATTTCCTTGCTTCATTTGGATACGAAGTTACCGGTGGCATCAGTACTTTAAGCTTGATCTCATGGCTGGCATCACCGTTGGTATTATGCTTGTCCCCCAG TCAATGTCATATGCAAAGTTAGCTGGGCTTCAACCAATATACGGTTTAT ACTCCTCATTTGTGCCGGTGTTTGTGTATGCCGTATTCGGCTCATCTCGTCAGCTTGCAGTTGGACCTGTAGCATTGGTTTCTCTTCTTGTCTCCAACGCTTTGGGTGGAATCGTTGATCCATCTGAAGAGCTATACACTGAGCTCGCCATTTTGTTGGCACTTCTGGTTGGAATATTTGAGTGCGTCATGGGGTTTTTAAG GCTTGGATGGCTTATTCGTTTCATAAGTCACTCAGTCATTTCTGGATTTACAACTGCTTCAGCTATTGTGATTGGATTATCCCAATTGAAATACTTCCTGGGGTACAACGTTTCCCGGAGCAGCAAGATTGTGCCACTAGTTGAGAGTGTAATAGCTGGAGCTGATCAG TTTAAGTGGCCACCTTTCTTGTTGGGATCTACCATTCTGGTGATCCTTCTAGTAATGAAGCATGTG GGAAAGGCAAACAAGGAACTCCAGTTCATACGAGCGGCAGGGCCCCTCACAGGGCTTGCTTTTGGTACGACCATTGCGAAAGTGTTCCATTCACCTTCCATCTCACTG GTGGGAGATATACCTCAAGGCCTTCCAAAGTTTTCTTTACCAAAAAGTTTTGATCATGCAAAATTATTGCTTCCAACAGCGGCACTCATCACTGGTGTGGCCATCCTG GAATCTGTAGGCATTGCCAAAGCACTAGCAGCGAAAAACAGATACGAGTTGGATTCAAACTCAGAG TTGTTTGGTCTTGGTGTTGCTAATATATTTGGATCATTATTTTCTGCATATCCGACTACAG GATCCTTTTCTAGGTCAGCGGTGAATAGTGAAAGTGAAGCGAAGACTGGCCTATCAGGTCTTGTAACAGGAATCATCATAGGATGCTCTCTACTGTTCTTGACCCCAGTGTTTAAATATATACCACAG TGTGCTTTAGCAGCAATAGTGATCTCTGCTGTTAGTGGCTTG GTGGACTACGAAGGTGCTATATTTTTGTGGCGTGTGGACAAGAGAGATTTTACTCTTTGGACCATCACTAGCACCACCACTCTGTTCTTTGGAATAGAGATTGGAGTCCTCGTTGGT GTCGGTTTTTCACTTGCATTTGTTATACACGAGTCTGCAAACCCTCATATTG CCGTTTTGGGCCGTCTTCCAGGAACCACTGTGTACAGAAACATGAAGCAGTATCCAGAAGCGTACACTTACAATGGGATTGTGATTGTTCGAGTCGATGCTCCCATATATTTTGCCAACATAAGCTACATCAAAGACAG GCTAAGAGAATATGAAGTAGCTTTTGATAAACACACTAATAAAGGACCAGAGGTGGAGAGGATCTACTTTCTTATCCTGGAAATGTCTC CTGTCACATACATAGACTCAAGCGCCGTGGAAGCCTTGAAAGAACTGTACGAGGAGTACAAAACAAGGGACATTCAG CTTGCAGTTTCGAACCCGAACAAAGAGGTTCTCTTGACTCTAGCAAGATCAGGGATCGTGGAGCTTATTGGCAAAGAATGGTACTTTGTGAGAGTACACGATGCTGTCCAAGTTTGTCTTCATTACGTCGAGAGCAAGAACCAGACACCCACGAATGTTGAAGAGAGCAGCAGCTCAAGTTTATGGAGAAGGTGTAATGCGAAAAACTCATCACACACTGAAGTTGAACCTGATAGTAAGCTTGTTTTAAAGGAACCATTGTTGTTCAACGACAAATAA
- the LOC103859448 gene encoding endochitinase CH25 encodes MKTYLLLLLIFSLLLSYSSGQQCGRQAQGALCPNGLCCSEYGWCGTTEAYCGRGCQSQCTPTPPTPTPTPPSPTPPRPTPPGPSGDLSGIISRDQFYKMLKHMNDNACPARGFFTYDAFITAAKFFPSFGNTGDLATRKKEIAAFFGQTSHETTGGWTDAPDGANTWGYCFKDEIGKSNPYCDSNNLEWPCAPGQFYYGRGPMMLSWNYNYGQCGRDLGLDLLRRPAIASSDPVIAFETAIWFWMTPQAPKPSCHDVITDQWQPSAADISAGRLPGYGVITNIINGGLECAGRNVAQVEDRISFYTRYCGMFGVDPGSNVDCDKQRPFSEGINVFLDAAI; translated from the exons ATGAAGACTTATTTACTTCTCCTTCTCATCTTCTCACTCCTCTTATCATATTCCTCCGGCCAGCAATGCGGTCGTCAAGCCCAAGGAGCACTCTGCCCCAACGGTCTATGCTGCAGCGAGTACGGATGGTGCGGCACCACCGAAGCTTACTGTGGGCGTGGTTGCCAAAGCCAGTGCACTCCCACTCCTCCCACTCCCACTCCCACTCCTCCTAGTCCCACCCCTCCTAGGCCCACTCCACCTGGTCCCAGCGGGGATCTTTCGGGCATCATTTCAAGAGATCAGTTCTATAAAATGCTTAAGCACATGAACGATAACGCTTGTCCTGCTAGAGGGTTCTTCACTTACGACGCCTTCATCACCGCCGCTAAGTTTTTCCCTAGTTTCGGGAACACCGGAGACCTTGCCACAAGGAAGAAGGAGATCGCAGCCTTCTTCGGCCAAACTTCCCACGAAACCACTG GTGGGTGGACGGATGCACCAGACGGAGCAAATACATGGGGCTACTGTTTCAAGGACGAAATTGGCAAAAGCAATCCCTACTGTGATAGCAACAACCTCGAGTGGCCATGCGCACCTGGCCAATTTTACTACGGAAGAGGACCAATGATGCTGTCTTGGAACTACAATTATGGACAGTGCGGGAGAGACCTAGGACTCGACTTACTACGCAGGCCAGCTATTGCGTCCAGCGACCCAGTGATCGCTTTCGAAACCGCAATTTGGTTCTGGATGACTCCTCAGGCTCCTAAACCGTCTTGCCACGATGTGATCACCGACCAGTGGCAGCCGTCGGCTGCCGACATTTCAGCGGGGAGATTACCAGGTTATGGAGTGATTACCAATATCATTAACGGTGGATTAGAGTGTGCTGGTCGCAATGTCGCACAGGTCGAAGATCGGATATCGTTTTATACGAGGTATTGTGGCATGTTTGGTGTTGATCCTGGAAGTAATGTTGACTGTGACAAACAAAGGCCGTTTAGTGAAGGAATTAACGTTTTCTTGGATGCTGCTATCTAA
- the LOC103859447 gene encoding probable sulfate transporter 4.2 isoform X1, whose product MSFTVSDITTTASSSSSSPAIPVKVIPLRHPDSTSSDDGPRRPSIPLHELFSGWTAKIKSMTFFDWLDTLFPCFIWIRSYRWHQYFKLDLMAGITVGIMLVPQSMSYAKLAGLQPIYGLYSSFVPVFVYAVFGSSRQLAVGPVALVSLLVSNALGGIVDPSEELYTELAILLALLVGIFECVMGFLRLGWLIRFISHSVISGFTTASAIVIGLSQLKYFLGYNVSRSSKIVPLVESVIAGADQFKWPPFLLGSTILVILLVMKHVGKANKELQFIRAAGPLTGLAFGTTIAKVFHSPSISLVGDIPQGLPKFSLPKSFDHAKLLLPTAALITGVAILESVGIAKALAAKNRYELDSNSELFGLGVANIFGSLFSAYPTTGSFSRSAVNSESEAKTGLSGLVTGIIIGCSLLFLTPVFKYIPQCALAAIVISAVSGLVDYEGAIFLWRVDKRDFTLWTITSTTTLFFGIEIGVLVGVGFSLAFVIHESANPHIAVLGRLPGTTVYRNMKQYPEAYTYNGIVIVRVDAPIYFANISYIKDRLREYEVAFDKHTNKGPEVERIYFLILEMSPVTYIDSSAVEALKELYEEYKTRDIQLAISNPNKEVLLTLARSGIVELIGKEWYFVRVHDAVQVCLHYVESRNQTPTNVEQSSSSSLWRRCNAKNSSHTEVEPDSKLVLKEPLLFNEK is encoded by the exons ATGTCTTTCACCGTCAGTGATATCACCACCACcgcctcctcctcttcttcttctccggctATTCCAGTTAAGGTCATTCCTCTACGGCATCCCGATTCCACCTCTTCTGATGATGGTCCTCGCCGTCCATCCATTCCCTTACATGAACTTTTCTCCGGATGGACGGCGAAGATCAAGAGTATGACGTTCTTCGACTGGTTGGATACGTTATTTCCTTGCTTCATTTGGATACGAAGTTACCGGTGGCATCAGTACTTTAAGCTTGATCTCATGGCTGGCATCACCGTTGGTATTATGCTTGTCCCCCAG TCAATGTCATATGCAAAGTTAGCTGGGCTTCAACCAATATACGGTTTAT ACTCCTCATTTGTGCCGGTGTTTGTGTATGCCGTATTCGGCTCATCTCGTCAGCTTGCAGTTGGACCTGTAGCATTGGTTTCTCTTCTTGTCTCCAACGCTTTGGGTGGAATCGTTGATCCATCTGAAGAGCTATACACTGAGCTCGCCATTTTGTTGGCACTTCTGGTTGGAATATTTGAGTGCGTCATGGGGTTTTTAAG GCTTGGATGGCTTATTCGTTTCATAAGTCACTCAGTCATTTCTGGATTTACAACTGCTTCAGCTATTGTGATTGGATTATCCCAATTGAAATACTTCCTGGGGTACAACGTTTCCCGGAGCAGCAAGATTGTGCCACTAGTTGAGAGTGTAATAGCTGGAGCTGATCAG TTTAAGTGGCCACCTTTCTTGTTGGGATCTACCATTCTGGTGATCCTTCTAGTAATGAAGCATGTG GGAAAGGCAAACAAGGAACTCCAGTTCATACGAGCGGCAGGGCCCCTCACAGGGCTTGCTTTTGGTACGACCATTGCGAAAGTGTTCCATTCACCTTCCATCTCACTG GTGGGAGATATACCTCAAGGCCTTCCAAAGTTTTCTTTACCAAAAAGTTTTGATCATGCAAAATTATTGCTTCCAACAGCGGCACTCATCACTGGTGTGGCCATCCTG GAATCTGTAGGCATTGCCAAAGCACTAGCAGCGAAAAACAGATACGAGTTGGATTCAAACTCAGAG TTGTTTGGTCTTGGTGTTGCTAATATATTTGGATCATTATTTTCTGCATATCCGACTACAG GATCCTTTTCTAGGTCAGCGGTGAATAGTGAAAGTGAAGCGAAGACTGGCCTATCAGGTCTTGTAACAGGAATCATCATAGGATGCTCTCTACTGTTCTTGACCCCAGTGTTTAAATATATACCACAG TGTGCTTTAGCAGCAATAGTGATCTCTGCTGTTAGTGGCTTG GTGGACTACGAAGGTGCTATATTTTTGTGGCGTGTGGACAAGAGAGATTTTACTCTTTGGACCATCACTAGCACCACCACTCTGTTCTTTGGAATAGAGATTGGAGTCCTCGTTGGT GTCGGTTTTTCACTTGCATTTGTTATACACGAGTCTGCAAACCCTCATATTG CTGTCTTGGGGCGTCTTCCAGGAACCACTGTGTACAGAAACATGAAGCAGTATCCAGAAGCGTACACTTACAATGGGATTGTGATTGTTCGAGTCGATGCTCCCATATATTTTGCCAACATAAGCTACATCAAAGACAG GCTAAGAGAATATGAAGTAGCTTTTGATAAACACACTAATAAAGGACCAGAGGTGGAGAGGATCTACTTTCTTATCCTGGAAATGTCTC CTGTCACATACATAGACTCAAGCGCGGTAGAAGCCTTGAAAGAACTATACGAGGAGTACAAAACAAGGGACATTCAG CTTGCGATTTCGAACCCGAACAAAGAGGTTTTATTGACTCTGGCAAGATCAGGGATTGTGGAGCTTATTGGCAAAGAATGGTACTTTGTGAGAGTACACGATGCAGTCCAAGTCTGTCTTCATTACGTCGAGAGCAGGAACCAGACACCCACAAATGTTGAACAGAGTAGCAGTTCAAGCTTATGGAGAAGGTGTAATGCGAAAAACTCATCACACACTGAAGTTGAACCTGATAGTAAGCTTGTTTTAAAGGAGCCATTGTTGTTCAACGAGAAATAG
- the LOC103859450 gene encoding DNA replication complex GINS protein PSF2 yields the protein MAGQTDPHVSLFSPEEVEFMAEDELVEIVPNMNMEPLNFIAGDFGRFIPQIPIQVPLWLAVALKRRGKCTFRPPGWLSVDNLTQVLEAEREPQSKFQALPFSYVEIARLLFDHARDDIPDMYMVRSLVEDIRDVRLHKLENNLGTFLGTSAVKMENVSAMEVNLVRPFARRALEAFYKHDKPEAAADRNTRSSRQPREANDEPRRPLRQR from the exons ATGGCTGGACAGACTGATCCTCATGTCTCACTATTTTCTCCTGAagag GTTGAGTTTATGGCAGAGGACGAACTGGTGGAGATTGTTCCTAATATGAACATGGAGCCCCTCAATTTCATCGCT GGGGATTTTGGCCGGTTCATTCCTCAGATTCCAATACAAGTGCCTCTGTGGCTTGCAGTGGCTCTGAAGCGTAGAGGAAAATGTACTTTCCGGCCTCCAGGGTGGTTGTCTGTTG ACAATTTGACTCAGGTCTTGGAAGCAGAACGGGAACCTCAGTCGAAATTTCAGGCATTACCATTTAGTTACGTGGAGATTGCTAGACTGCTTTTTGATCA TGCACGTGATGATATTCCAGACATGTATATG GTAAGATCGCTAGTTGAGGACATTAGAGATGTGCGGCTTCACAAACTGGAGAATAACTTGGGCACATTTCTAGGTACATCTGCAGTAAAG ATGGAGAATGTATCGGCAATGGAAGTGAACCTAGTCCGCCCATTTGCTAGAAGAGCCTTAGAAGCGTTTTATAAGCATGACAAGCCAGAGGCTGCTGCAGACAGAAACACTAGAAGTAGCAGACAACCCCGTGAAGCTAACGATGAACCAAGG AGACCTCTAAGGCAACGCTAA